In Acanthopagrus latus isolate v.2019 chromosome 17, fAcaLat1.1, whole genome shotgun sequence, the following are encoded in one genomic region:
- the fam210aa gene encoding uncharacterized protein C18orf19 homolog A encodes MIMQRVLTQGILRRVAAVHPLLVGVTVPEPPTAYCCCALRLSLSPPTGQRWLSTSTFSKAAHEQKQQPTQEEPKSSSPSETQEKVEAGLDAAEVDPLQDKSIGLVQRFKRTFKQYGKVMIPVHLVTSSFWFGTFYYAAMKGVNVVPFLEMIGLPESLVGLLRDSSSGYALTAYAMYKIATPARYTMTLGGTSVSVQYLRKHGYLSTPPPVKEYFQDKMEETKEKLTEKMEETKERFSEKMEETKELFSEKMEETKDKFSEKLQETKDRVSEGKAFFRKEK; translated from the exons atgatcATGCAGCGCGTCCTAACTCAAGGGATACTGCGGCGGGTGGCAGCGGTGCACCCATTGCTGGTGGGCGTCACTGTCCCCGAGCCACCAACAGCATATTGTTGCTGTGCCCTCCGCCTGTCACTGTCACCACCGACAGGCCAGCGCTGGCtgtccacctccaccttcagcaAGGCAGCACATGAGCAAAAACAACAGCCGACACAGGAGGAACCAAAATCCAGCTCCCCGtctgaaacacaggaaaaagTGGAAGCTGGACTTGATGCTGCAGAGGTGGACCCCCTGCAGGACAAGTCCATTGGTCTGGTCCAGAGGTTTAAGAGAACGTTCAAACAGTACGGGAAGGTGATGATCCCTGTACATCTCGTGACGTCCTCTTTCTGGTTTGGAACCTTCTACTACGCTGCTATGAA agGTGTGAATGTAGTGCCATTCTTGGAGATGATTGGTCTACCAGAGTCACTAGTTGGCCTTCTGAGAGATTCGTCGAGTGGCTACGCTCTGACTGCATACGCCATGTACAAG ATTGCAACCCCTGCTAGATATACAATGACTCTTGGTGGTACGTCAGTATCGGTTCAGTATCTCCGCAAGCATGGCTATTTGTCCACACCACCACCGGTTAAAGAATACTTTCAGGACAAAAtggaggagacaaaggagaaaCTGAcggagaagatggaggagacaaaggagagATTTTCGGAGAaaatggaggaaacaaaagaactTTTCTCTGAGAAAATGGAAGAGACCAAGGACAAGTTTTCAGAAAAATTGCAGGAAACCAAAGACAGAGTTTCCGAGGGAAAAGCTTTtttcaggaaagaaaaatga